Part of the Woronichinia naegeliana WA131 genome, CGTCTTCAACTTTGAGAACGTTGTGGATATAGTTATCCATAAGTTTTTTATGGGTATAACCAGACTGGCTACCAATTAAATCGGAACTGGTGAAGTCATCATCGCCAAATATCAGCATCACAGGTCTGGCTAAACAATTGGCCAAGTGCATTGCCAAGGTTGTTTTTCCCGTTCCTGCCGGACCACATAGATGAATGGAGAAACCAGCGTTTAGATAACGTAAGGCACGAGTGGTAATTTGATCAATCGAAGGTGTAACAACAAATTGACCGGGGCGAAGGCAGAGGACGGATCTTCTTGTTGTTTGAGTTTCAGTAAATGTCATAGTTGAAATCTAGTAAGTACTATTGGTGATTCCCGCCCTGAATGAAAGGGTATTATTGAGCTAACAACCGCCCGTTCAGGTTTCCCTTTAATAGCCGAGTAGGCAAGGATACTTGAGTTACCCGAATTTCATGGCAGGTTTAATTGTTTTCAGCTTTCAAGGCTCACTTTATCATAACATAATATTGCCAAAGATTAAGAACTGTCATTAATTAGCCAGCAATTCTAAATTTAGGGTTTCATTACATAAAAAGCCTTATAACAAGTCATTAACATAAAAAGCCTTATAACAAGAGGGTTGTACAATTCTTAACAATTACAGCGATCACTGAAACGATGCAAAATCGTTCCAAATTTATTTTTGCTGTCAATTAGCTCTAGAATCTTGATCCTGAAGGTATTTTTAGGATATTCATTAGTCGAGGGCTAAGGATCTAAAATTCTTGTCTAGATTACTTTTTAAGACTTAAACAACAGTAATTCTGAATTTAGGGTTTCATTACATAAAAAGCGTTATAACAAGAAGGTTGTACAATTCTTAACAATTACAGTACTCCCTGAAACGACGCAAAGCCGTTCCAAATTTATTTTTGCTGCTTAAACATTTATTTTTGCTGCTTAAACAATGAAGAGCCTAAAAGTAGGTTGAACACCAAAGTCTTATAAGGTGAAAACCGCTATAGTCTTCTAGTTTAACCAGAAAAAGGGACTAGAGGAATTTTACTCTAGCCCTAGGCTTAAGTGGTTTGTAATTAACCTAGAGATTTACTTGCCAAAAACGTAGATAGACAAATCTTGACGAAATTGACGCAATTCGTCTTTCAGCTGTTTTGCTTCCGCTAAACGTCGTTCCTGAAATTGACTTAAATCTTCTTTCTGCTGTTTAGCTCGATCTAGATGCTGTTGACGTAAGTCTTCCTCTAGCCGTTTCGCTTCCGCTAAACGTTGTTCTTGAAATTGACTTAAATCTTCTTTCAGCTGTTTAGCCCGATCTAGACGCTGTTGATGTAAGTCCTCCTCTAGCCGTTTCGCTTCCGCTAAACGTTGTTCTTGGAATTGACTTAAATCCTCTTCTTGCTTTTCCGCCTGAGCTAAACGCTGTTTTTGGGTAGCTGTTAAAAACAAGCGGCTTTCCTGTTGAACTTTTTGGAAAGATTGGCGCAAAGCAGTTTCCTGTTCTTGCGCCTGTTTTTGTCTTTCAGTTTTGACATCCAACAAAAAAGCTTGGACTTCTCGCGAGAGCTGAGCTACTTCTTCAACAATCGATAAACGATCATCGCGGAACTTTTCCATGAGAGCAGGCATGGGGTTGTCCTCAATTACTAAATGTTATGGAATGGATTAGACGCAATCACCCGTTGAAAAAAACTTCACGGGGACTGGGAGGAGAGCTGGTTGACTGACAAAACATGGCTCACTAACCCCTGAGACCCTTAGCTGACAAGGATTACAGGCGAGACAAAGCCATAAAACGATCTTGATCACCTAAAACCCTTACTAGAAGGGGCTTTGAGTGGCATCAAGGCAAACTTTTGTCAGTCAATCAGAGGGGGAGAGACAGCAGATTTCGGCTTTTCTTGATTATCCCAAAGTTGAGGTAGGGGACTACTCCAGACTAAACTAAGGTGTGCAACTTTCCATACCAAAGATGGCTTTCTACTGTAAAAAATAGTCAGCTTCACATTCTGGCGATGGGCGGTAAACCAAGCTACAAAGGTCAAATCACGGTTACAAAAATAACTTGTAGGGTATAGCTTTGTTTTTGTTATCCGTTGCCGTGCCAGCCTGATCAATTATAGACCACTGCTCCCCAAGAGAGGTAGGGCTGATTCATTCTAACAAATCTCAATCAATCAAATCCTTATCTGGCAAGGTTTTAAGGCGATTTCTCAGAATAAATATCTGAAAATTTTTAAAAATACCTTACTTTGCTTACCCCATAAGCGATTGAAGAGAGACAAAAAAGGAATCAAACCAGAGAATGAATCAGCCCTACCCAAGAGAGGGGGTAACTAAACTCAATAGAAGTTTATAAAGAAAGCCGAGAATCTGGAAAACCCGCTAGGGTTTTGACTCAACAGATAAGAGAATCTGTGAGCAATCCTTAAGCAGGGACTGCCGCAGATTTAGTCAGACCGACAGCTTCAGCGTATTTGAGGTAGGTTTCAACCGAAGCGATGACTACACGAGCTTCAATCGCTAATAATTCGATGCCCACCAGAGAGACGCGAACCCAAGCATCAATAACGATACCTTTGTCGAGGATGCGATCAATAACTTCAGCTAAGCTAGAGGAAGAGTTAGTTTTTTCAACTGCCATGGTGATAGACTTTCCAGATAGGTTTTTTGGGAAGGGGGAGCATCTTATACTTATGCAATTAAGTAATTATACTTGTGTCCGAAATTAGCTTGCAGCAAGGTTTTCAAAATAGCTTGACATCAAACCTAATTTAGCAGTTACAAAGGATAAGGTGCTCCCTTTAGAAAGTGTGAGAAGTAATTAAACTTAATAGGGATTTAGAGAAAAACCGCTAGGGTTTTAACTCAACAGATAGGAGAATCTGTGAGCAATCCTTAAGCAGGGACTGCCGCAGATTTAGTCAGACCGACAGCTTCAGCGTATTTGAGGTAGGTTTCAACCGAAGCGATGACTACACGAGCTTCAATCGCTAATAATTCGATGCCCACCAGAGAGACGCGAACCCAAGCATCAATAACGATACCTTTGTCGAGGATGCGATCAATAACTTCAGCTAAGCTAGAGGAAGAGTTAGTTTTTTCAACTGCCATGATAGTTAGACCTTTGTGTTGTTTTCATAGAGAGTGTACGTTGCTGAAGTCATGGAGGATTCAGAAATTCATTTGGTTTTCTGCCTTCACAACTTCTACGCCTTTGAAGATAACACCCTTGTCTTGTCGTTGTCAATATCTAATCTCGAGTTTTTAGTTGAAAAATATACAATTTTTAGTTAAGAAGTGTAGTTAATTCTCAGTTTTCGGGTTAAGAAATGCAATCAATTCTCAGAAAAGCATCACACATATACTTTCATTATGAAGCGGTCACTGGCTCTAGCCAAGATCTTACACAAAACGAATCAACCAATAGCACAATAGCAAAAGCCTTACAGGGCAAAATTTTTAGGATTTTAAGACACAAGTGTATTGAAACTTTAGTTTTGATGATCGCTATCTTGGGTGTTATTCGTGGAGCTGAGGGGTTAGGGCGAACGCATCTTAATTTTCTCCCCGTAAAACCTGAAGAAGATAATCTTCGTCCCAACCAGCACGCAGTCGCTTACCCTATAATACCGAGTTTTAGTTTCTTCTCCGTATGTGAGCAAGTTCAGAGCGATATGTCGCACGACCGCTAAATTCTCAGGAGCAAAATCCTTACGAATACGACAAGCATCCTCGTTGAAGGCCAAGTCTAAAACCTAATGTAAGGAGTTCTCTATACTTGGCACGGTCATGGATTGAGATTTTCGCCCCCTGAATCCCCCAATGCTGGGGGACTTTGAAACCGATAAATAGAGAATGTTTCCCCAAAAACTTGGGGGGCTAGGGGGGCTGAACTAAAAAACGCAAATTATCACCGTGCGAGGTATATTAACCAATGACTGCGAACGGATTGGGATAATTTTTGAGCATCACTAGGCAGACTACTGATATAGTAGCGAGTCTCATACTATGTTTTGTCTTTCAATCGCCTCTCTGCTTGAATCATCGAAAAAAATGGGTCTGAAACCCCGTCCTTCTCAGCAATTCCAAATTCAGAATATACGCCTTATGTGAGTTGTCCAAAGGGTTGAACAGGAGTCTGCTCAAAGGTGAGAACATCGATGCCAAAAAGCTGGCGCAACAATATACGTAGCAGGGCGAACGCATCTTATTTTTGAAAGGTAGGCTGGATAAGGGTTTCCGAGATCATGATTGATTTTTTATGAAACGCTGAAAGTCTTATCAGATAAGGAGTCTAGAATTTAGATGCGTTTGCCCTGTCAATATCCTCACATAGATTACCTTGATTGCCCTTTCAGGGCTAAAATATAATCTCCTCCTCGTCCTACCTATCTGCTGGGTAATCTTTGTCTGAGTTCCTATGGCATCAATCGTTACGATACAGCCTTTGACCTCTAACATTTTTAGTAATTTAGGAATCGCTGTGATTTCATTCGACTTACTCTCCACCGGGTGTGACCTTTAGTTGATGAAGGAAAAGAAAAGTGTTAACATGGGATGAAAAGTGACAAAGAGGAAACAATGATGACAGCAAAACTAATTAATGTAGAGGGTTCAAAGATAAAAATAGAACTAACATTAGAACTCAGTCGTTCAATGTTGGATACAGAAATAAATATTCAAAAAGGCTTAAACGAAGTAGGTTGCATCGCCAGCAAAGAAGCCTTGAAATATTTAGATACAGATGGTTCACCCTTAAAAATCGGTGAAGAAATCTGGAAGAGTAAGGGAGAGCAACCGAAAGAATATCAAACACCTTATGGTGAGGTTATAGTGAATCGTCATGTATATCAGCGTTCACCTTTGAGGAAAAACGTATTGCCCCTTAGAAAGAGAAGCAAGGATAATCATAACATCAACGCCATTATTGGCAAAACAGGTATCCTCAAAAATGTCAGGGATGGCAGGCAAAGAGGTGAAAAATGATTTATTAGAAAATCATGGTAGAAAAGTAGCGCTATCCTATATCCAAAGATTGAGTGAAGCAGTAGGAAGTGTGGTACAGGCAAAAGAAGAAGCGTGGAGTTATGCCCCGCCCAAGGAGGATAGCCAAATTGCAACAGTGGGAATAGGATTAGATGGAACCTGTATGCTGATGTGTGAGGATGGCTACCGTGAAGCAATGGTGGGAACCGTTTCCCTATACGATAGTGAAGGCGAACGTCAACCTACAATCTATCTAGGTGCGGCACCAGAGTATGGAAAAAAGAGTTTTCTAGAAAGATTAGAAAGAGAAATTGAGCGAGCGAAAAACCGTTATCCAGAGGCAACATTGGTCGGGATAGCAGACGGGGCAGAATCAAATTGGAAGTTTTTAGAAAAGCAAACGGAAGAACAGATATTAGATTTCTATCATGCCTCTGGTTACTTAGGTGCCTTGGCAGAAGCGTTGCATCCGAATACCGTGTCAAAACAAAAAGAATGGTTGACTGAAAATTGTCGAGAACTCAAGCATGAAAAAGGAAAAGCAGGAGAACTGCTAAATCTGATGAAAGAAGTCAAAGAAGAAAAAAGTCATTCTAAGAATCTTACCGAGAAACTACAAGCGGCGATTACTTATTACGAGAATCATCAGCATCAAATGGATTATGCTGAATACATAGAGAAAAAGTATCCGATTGGTTCAGGTGTTACGGAAGCAGCTTGTAAGACGTTGGTCAAACAACGATTATGTTGTTCAGGGATGCGATGGAAGGAAAAAGGAGCAGGAATTATTTTGAGCCTACGAGCTTTGGTATTGACCAAGGAACGATGGAGTCAATTTTGGGCAAAACTTGATCAATATGGGTTCCCTGTAGAACCCTGATTACAACAGCTTTTATCAACTAAAGGTCGCACCCCTCTCCACCTTGCACTGTCCTAGCACTAAACGATTCGCTGTTGCCCATGCGCTCACCATCTGAATCGCCCCCTTGCCGTTGGCATTATCATCGGACTGGCGAAGGGTTTTACCGTCAATCGCTATCACTTCTCCGCTCCTTACCTGCGCTATACTTCTTACTCAATTCAGAAAGCACTCTTGAAATTGTTCTTGCTGTAAAATTTTCGTTGATTACATCTGACGCGAGCTCGAAAGCCCTATCGTACCGTTTCACAGGATAATCTATCAACGAATTATTTACAGGTAGAAAGCTTTTGTCAATGCGTAACTCCTACATAGGGCTTGCTGAATAAGTATAGAACCCTTGCCAGACAATGCTTTCAAGCATTTTAAAAACGATCAGGTGCAAGGTTATGGCCTTTCTGACTTTTCCCGTTAAGTCCAAAATCCAGCAATGCAAACTTCTAGAGGCTTTATCTGGCAAGGGTTTGAGTAATGATTCTCTTGACAGGAAAAAAATATTCTGAAGCCATCATCCCGCTTATCGTTCAAATTTCAAAAACAAAGGATGAAGGGAGTATGAGACTGTAAAATGGAGAAAATCTTAAAGGGCAGGTCAAAAAATGTTGGAATGGTGGACAAAAAACTTTGCCAGTTGTGAATTGGGAGACGAGAGGCTAAACAATCGTGCCTTCTCGATTGGGAAAAAGTTAAGTGAGGGGTTTGGAAAAGCCTTATCAGAAGTGTTTAAGGGAGGAAACGAGTTAAAGAGGGCCTATGAATTTTTGGGAATCCGAAAACAGACTTTGTCAAGATAATAGAGCCGCACTGTGAAATGACAACTGCCGCCGTAGAAGAATATAAGATAATGCTATCAGTCGGAGATACGACCTTCTTAGATTATCGCAATATCAAGGAAAAAAGGGAAGGGTATGGGCCGACTGGAAAAGGAGGGAATGGATTAATACTGCATAGTGCTTTAGCAATTGAGCCAGAAAAAGGACAAGTATTAGGTTTATTATGGCAAAAACTGTGGAATAGGGAGGTAAAAGAAAAGCCCCCAACAGATGAAACGGCGAAGCAGAAAAAAGAAAGACAGAAAGAACAAAGAAAAGCAGCTCGTCAAAGACCATTTGAGGAAAAAGAATCCTACAAATGGGT contains:
- the gvpC gene encoding gas vesicle protein GvpC — its product is MLDVKTERQKQAQEQETALRQSFQKVQQESRLFLTATQKQRLAQAEKQEEDLSQFQEQRLAEAKRLEEDLHQQRLDRAKQLKEDLSQFQEQRLAEAKRLEEDLRQQHLDRAKQQKEDLSQFQERRLAEAKQLKDELRQFRQDLSIYVFGK
- the gvpA gene encoding gas vesicle structural protein GvpA (There are 14 genes on the gvp gene cluster in halophilic archaea. The product of gvpA is a structural component of gas vesicles, which provide buoyancy to cells and promote flotation. It has been reported that the products of gvpAO and gvpFGJKLM represent the minimal set required for gas vesicle formation in halophilic archaea.), yielding MAVEKTNSSSSLAEVIDRILDKGIVIDAWVRVSLVGIELLAIEARVVIASVETYLKYAEAVGLTKSAAVPA
- a CDS encoding transposase is translated as MLEWWTKNFASCELGDERLNNRAFSIGKKLSEGFGKALSEVFKGGNELKRAYEFLGIRKQTLSR